In Labrys wisconsinensis, the following are encoded in one genomic region:
- the phnH gene encoding phosphonate C-P lyase system protein PhnH encodes MNIASPPSLAPRPAPGTVHADAQAFRGLLRALSRPGEIVALAGRAEPACPLPPAVAAIAHCLLDFDTPVWLDAVFRVAAVRRYLELACAAPLAEEPGAASFALIGGVDAMPPLEAFRPGEPNDPDRSATLVLCVASLVGGSPVRLLGPGIKTSTTLSPEGLPAWFWPAWDRNSRSFPLGVDILVTDGACVVGLPRTTRRS; translated from the coding sequence ATGAACATCGCATCGCCGCCCAGCCTGGCGCCGCGACCCGCGCCCGGCACGGTCCATGCCGACGCCCAGGCGTTTCGCGGCTTGCTGCGCGCGCTCAGCCGGCCCGGCGAGATCGTCGCGCTGGCCGGACGCGCGGAGCCGGCATGTCCGCTGCCGCCCGCCGTGGCGGCCATTGCGCATTGCCTGCTCGATTTCGACACGCCCGTCTGGCTGGACGCCGTCTTTCGTGTCGCCGCGGTCCGGCGCTACCTGGAGTTGGCGTGCGCGGCGCCCCTCGCCGAGGAGCCCGGCGCGGCCTCCTTCGCGCTCATCGGCGGCGTCGACGCGATGCCGCCGCTGGAAGCCTTCCGGCCCGGGGAGCCGAACGACCCGGACCGCTCGGCGACGCTGGTCCTGTGCGTCGCGAGCCTCGTCGGCGGATCGCCGGTCCGCCTGCTCGGCCCCGGAATCAAGACCAGCACCACGCTGTCGCCCGAGGGCCTGCCGGCGTGGTTCTGGCCGGCATGGGATCGCAACAGCCGCAGCTTTCCGCTCGGTGTCGATATCCTCGTCACGGACGGGGCCTGCGTGGTCGGCCTGCCACGAACGACACGGCGGAGCTGA
- the phnG gene encoding phosphonate C-P lyase system protein PhnG: MSSVAIVMTRSEWMTILALSRPDDLDRHWAEFAPVPSFSWIRSPETGAVMVRGRANRGGALFGLGEMTVTRCSLAIEGGVVGLAYVAGRDRRHAAIAAMLDAVLQTTGEAHARAITVLADLQDRIRRRRERTAAAADATKVEFFMQVREES; the protein is encoded by the coding sequence ATGTCGAGCGTCGCCATTGTGATGACCCGCAGCGAATGGATGACAATTCTTGCGCTGTCCCGACCGGACGATCTCGATCGCCACTGGGCCGAGTTCGCGCCCGTGCCGTCCTTTTCCTGGATCCGGTCTCCCGAGACCGGCGCGGTGATGGTGCGCGGGCGGGCCAACCGCGGCGGCGCCCTGTTCGGTCTTGGGGAAATGACGGTCACGCGATGTTCGCTGGCGATCGAGGGGGGCGTTGTCGGGCTGGCCTACGTGGCCGGCCGCGACAGACGCCATGCCGCGATCGCGGCCATGCTCGATGCCGTCCTGCAGACCACGGGCGAGGCCCACGCCCGCGCCATCACGGTCCTCGCCGACCTTCAGGACCGGATCCGGCGGCGGCGGGAGCGGACGGCCGCGGCGGCCGATGCGACCAAGGTCGAGTTCTTCATGCAGGTGCGCGAGGAGTCGTGA
- a CDS encoding NAD(P)/FAD-dependent oxidoreductase, with amino-acid sequence MDIAIVGAGVVGSSMAFHLARAGASVTVYEATRPGAGASGCSFACINALAKRPRFYFEEHRDARRYLQELLRDLDASHLLHLGGTVRWAAGAGEQAQLEGLAGEVANWGETVQWLSARAFAQVEPDLAIPATADVLLLPDEGWLDLLRFSALLLRAAANAGADVRWPDPVVALEPRGGQIHVTSSMESRAFDCAVLAGGPWMSDLSVLGVRAVPVTVEPGLLITTSPLAVDLRHVVYAGAIHVRSDGSGRLMAGSAAIGIDDAPALMSGLGEIVPICRRLAPESVRIGLRAVPRDGLPIVGHLPDEPRIYVASMHSGANLAAHVTRFAAAEILQQQASGALQHYRPERFAADPGLVAGN; translated from the coding sequence GTGGATATTGCTATCGTCGGAGCAGGAGTGGTCGGGTCCTCGATGGCCTTTCACCTGGCTCGGGCCGGGGCGAGCGTCACGGTCTATGAGGCGACGCGCCCGGGTGCCGGCGCCTCGGGGTGCAGCTTCGCCTGCATCAATGCCTTGGCAAAGCGGCCGCGCTTCTATTTCGAGGAGCACCGCGATGCGCGCCGATATCTGCAGGAACTGCTCCGGGACCTCGACGCAAGTCATCTCCTGCATCTCGGGGGCACGGTGCGATGGGCGGCGGGCGCCGGCGAGCAGGCGCAGCTGGAAGGCCTGGCGGGCGAGGTGGCGAACTGGGGCGAGACTGTTCAATGGTTGAGCGCCCGGGCGTTCGCGCAAGTCGAGCCGGACCTCGCCATCCCCGCGACGGCCGACGTCCTGCTTCTGCCGGACGAGGGTTGGCTCGATCTGCTGCGGTTCTCGGCGCTGCTGCTGAGGGCGGCGGCGAATGCCGGCGCCGATGTCCGGTGGCCGGATCCGGTCGTCGCCCTGGAGCCGAGGGGCGGGCAGATCCACGTCACCTCTTCGATGGAGTCCCGCGCCTTCGACTGCGCGGTCCTTGCCGGTGGACCATGGATGTCGGATCTGTCCGTCCTGGGCGTCAGGGCCGTGCCGGTCACGGTCGAGCCGGGGTTGCTGATCACGACCTCCCCGCTCGCCGTCGACCTCCGGCATGTCGTCTATGCCGGCGCGATCCATGTTCGCTCCGACGGGAGCGGCCGGCTGATGGCGGGCTCGGCCGCGATCGGCATCGACGACGCGCCAGCGCTGATGTCCGGCCTGGGCGAGATTGTTCCGATCTGTCGGAGGCTTGCGCCCGAGTCGGTCCGCATCGGCCTGCGCGCGGTGCCACGCGATGGGCTGCCGATTGTCGGCCATCTGCCCGACGAGCCCCGCATCTACGTCGCGTCCATGCACAGCGGTGCCAATCTCGCCGCCCATGTGACGCGCTTCGCGGCAGCCGAGATCCTGCAGCAGCAGGCGAGCGGGGCTCTCCAGCACTACCGGCCGGAGCGGTTCGCGGCTGACCCCGGCCTCGTCGCCGGGAATTGA
- a CDS encoding DMT family transporter, which produces MERHLELRSPGWAASSGHFAAMFSFGIAPIGFLVQKSLTESISVLHILSVQLGCSAIVLWLISFMLWKEGSIAPGALAKGLGLGLLQPGVVLLLNVAGAARLDSVTLVLLWALQPPATAFVGVILLGERPPSTLKYGLAVSFAGLVLLAVQRNPVGANQAAGFALVLAAIACAAVGPAISRHLNTVVLPWHRAASLQVTGGALLTGLGLVLVGDVSGLPALPGLWPSFAFLIFVSSAASYLAYSFALSRIDVAWVSLYAAVGPGLGAIVAVAVSGRAPGPVEAAGISVVVAGSVIPHLGKRADARQGRGTAMAGSLRRVGIEADRGKC; this is translated from the coding sequence ATGGAAAGACACCTCGAGCTGCGATCGCCGGGATGGGCGGCTTCCAGCGGCCATTTTGCCGCCATGTTCTCCTTTGGTATCGCTCCGATTGGCTTCCTCGTTCAAAAGAGCCTTACGGAGTCTATCTCCGTCCTGCACATTCTGAGCGTTCAGCTCGGCTGTAGCGCCATCGTGCTTTGGCTGATCAGCTTCATGTTGTGGAAAGAAGGAAGCATTGCACCCGGCGCCCTGGCCAAAGGCCTTGGCCTGGGCCTGCTGCAGCCCGGCGTGGTTCTCCTGTTGAACGTGGCGGGCGCGGCCCGGCTCGACAGTGTGACCTTGGTCCTGCTATGGGCCTTGCAGCCTCCCGCAACCGCCTTCGTCGGCGTGATCCTGCTGGGCGAGAGGCCGCCAAGCACCCTGAAATACGGCCTCGCCGTCAGTTTTGCCGGGCTCGTCCTCCTCGCAGTCCAGCGCAATCCGGTCGGTGCCAACCAGGCCGCCGGATTCGCCCTTGTTCTAGCCGCCATCGCGTGCGCTGCCGTCGGGCCTGCGATCAGCCGTCACCTGAACACGGTCGTGCTGCCGTGGCATCGGGCGGCATCCCTGCAGGTGACCGGCGGGGCCTTGCTCACCGGCCTTGGCCTGGTACTCGTCGGCGATGTCTCGGGCCTCCCCGCGCTCCCAGGCCTTTGGCCGTCGTTCGCTTTTCTGATCTTCGTGTCGTCGGCAGCGAGCTACCTCGCCTATAGCTTCGCGCTCTCGCGGATCGACGTGGCGTGGGTGTCGCTCTACGCAGCCGTGGGGCCCGGCCTTGGCGCGATCGTCGCGGTTGCCGTCTCGGGCCGCGCTCCGGGACCGGTGGAAGCTGCGGGCATTTCAGTGGTCGTCGCCGGCAGCGTGATCCCCCACCTCGGCAAGCGCGCGGATGCCCGGCAGGGTCGAGGCACGGCCATGGCCGGCAGCCTGCGTCGCGTCGGCATCGAGGCCGATCGCGGCAAATGCTGA
- a CDS encoding class I SAM-dependent methyltransferase produces the protein MSGVSFDVIAERYDATRGFPIGVDETIASGILAAAGVPPGARFIEPGIGTGRFALPIAKRGYPYTGIDISPRMLSQLRRKLDGTAARMDLIEADGTALPLPDASHDVAITAGMLHCVPDWRGVLNEICRVVKPGGLYIFESETTTILRRAFDIEWQLLALEYGAGRLHRGFSGGLEGVLAHLGVPRASTTTIILARWPVQATIEELLSMFRERIVSICWDIPDDVYERMMRGMELWADEHYAGRRDTVLESEATVTVTLIPL, from the coding sequence ATGAGCGGTGTTTCCTTCGACGTGATCGCGGAGCGATATGATGCGACACGCGGATTCCCCATCGGTGTCGACGAGACGATCGCCAGCGGGATTCTCGCCGCGGCGGGTGTTCCTCCGGGCGCCCGCTTCATCGAACCGGGAATCGGCACCGGCCGCTTTGCGCTGCCGATCGCAAAGCGCGGCTATCCCTACACCGGCATCGATATTTCGCCGCGCATGTTGTCGCAGTTGCGGCGCAAACTCGACGGAACAGCCGCCCGGATGGACCTGATCGAGGCTGACGGCACGGCGCTTCCCCTGCCGGATGCCTCGCATGATGTGGCCATAACCGCGGGCATGCTGCATTGCGTACCGGATTGGCGAGGCGTCCTGAACGAAATCTGTCGTGTCGTCAAACCCGGTGGTCTCTACATCTTCGAATCCGAGACGACCACGATCCTGCGGCGCGCCTTCGACATCGAATGGCAACTGCTCGCCTTGGAATACGGGGCCGGCCGCCTGCATCGGGGCTTTTCCGGGGGGCTCGAGGGCGTTCTGGCCCATCTCGGCGTGCCGCGCGCATCCACGACGACCATCATCCTTGCGCGCTGGCCGGTGCAAGCGACAATCGAAGAGCTCCTGAGCATGTTCCGTGAGCGAATCGTCAGCATCTGCTGGGACATCCCCGATGATGTCTACGAGCGCATGATGCGGGGAATGGAGCTCTGGGCCGATGAACACTATGCCGGTCGACGCGATACCGTCTTGGAATCCGAAGCGACCGTAACGGTTACGCTCATTCCTCTCTAG
- a CDS encoding class I SAM-dependent methyltransferase translates to MLATTISTRSDVNQWTEFDGIAEFYDHRPAYSAEAVAEINRRRPAGTSTADVAVDIGCGTGLFTRLLAERLAPSMQVVGLEPNADMRRRAVELGGGGERSIRYVDGLAEDLPFEDGSIQVVCAAGAAPRFDRPPFYREVARVLQPKGLLALVHNKFRYAESDFLPAYLALLESRVADYERDRRPNSRGTYEEVELEDELLQRPEFTDVARKSWLWRESFDRNAMRGLVLSSTVVQKAIKSDGHDGLVNEALALFDRYRDASGHISLPYQTEAIFASKG, encoded by the coding sequence ATGCTCGCGACGACCATCAGCACCCGCAGCGACGTCAATCAGTGGACCGAGTTTGACGGGATAGCCGAGTTCTACGACCATCGTCCCGCCTATTCGGCGGAGGCGGTCGCGGAGATCAACCGGCGCCGCCCGGCCGGCACGTCCACGGCGGACGTGGCCGTCGACATCGGCTGCGGCACAGGGCTGTTCACGCGCCTTCTCGCGGAGCGTCTGGCGCCGTCCATGCAGGTGGTCGGGCTCGAGCCGAATGCCGACATGCGGCGGCGGGCCGTCGAGCTCGGCGGGGGTGGTGAGCGCTCCATCCGCTATGTCGACGGCCTTGCGGAGGACCTGCCCTTCGAGGACGGGTCGATCCAGGTTGTCTGCGCGGCCGGCGCCGCACCGCGGTTCGACCGGCCGCCCTTCTATCGCGAGGTCGCGCGCGTGCTGCAGCCGAAAGGCCTGCTCGCCCTCGTCCACAACAAGTTCCGCTACGCGGAAAGCGATTTCCTGCCGGCCTATCTCGCTCTCCTCGAAAGCCGCGTGGCGGACTATGAGCGCGACCGTCGCCCGAACAGTCGCGGAACCTATGAAGAGGTCGAGCTCGAAGACGAGCTCCTGCAGCGGCCGGAATTCACCGATGTCGCTCGAAAATCCTGGCTATGGCGTGAGTCCTTCGACCGGAATGCCATGCGCGGGCTGGTGCTCTCGTCGACCGTCGTCCAGAAGGCGATCAAGTCGGACGGGCACGATGGATTGGTGAACGAGGCTCTCGCGCTCTTCGATCGCTATCGCGATGCGTCGGGACATATCTCGCTGCCCTATCAGACGGAGGCGATCTTCGCCAGCAAGGGGTGA
- a CDS encoding aminotransferase-like domain-containing protein, translating to MDGSQITKVIDLTRTTPPMPPYLGDLLKDTLREIEADDEADSLLRHHRFAGFESDRTAGAAWLAMRLREVPDPNRVIVTNGTQNALFLLFAGLVGRDGLLVTERLTYHGIHAYARLLGMRTTTVAMDGEGALPDDFDSICRKERPSALFVMPTLQNPTTAIMGQVRRLELAAVARRHGVPIVEDDVYGLLPREAPPPIAALAPDVAYYAAGLAKCVATGLRISYVLAPSARLAEKIVQPLRLMSTWFPAPLQAAVAARWIRSGAAQRVLNDIRDETAARQRIVAAALAGFPHMTKPEALHVWLAVPAGRGSSVEFVHALEQAGVIVQGSRSFATESAHEVPAVRLTIGKQSDRAELDEALRRVAALLPHGHHHDVLAVSST from the coding sequence ATGGACGGAAGCCAGATCACCAAGGTCATCGATCTCACGCGCACGACGCCGCCGATGCCGCCCTATCTCGGGGATCTTCTCAAAGACACGTTGCGTGAGATCGAGGCGGACGATGAAGCGGATAGCCTGCTTCGGCACCATCGCTTCGCCGGCTTCGAGAGCGATCGCACCGCGGGCGCCGCCTGGCTGGCGATGCGGTTGCGCGAGGTGCCGGACCCGAACCGGGTCATCGTGACCAATGGCACGCAGAACGCGCTGTTCCTGCTCTTTGCCGGGCTCGTCGGGCGGGACGGCCTGCTGGTGACGGAGCGGCTGACCTATCACGGCATCCACGCCTATGCGCGGCTGCTCGGCATGCGGACCACAACGGTCGCCATGGACGGCGAGGGGGCGCTTCCGGACGATTTCGACAGCATCTGCCGGAAGGAGCGCCCCAGCGCCCTGTTCGTGATGCCGACCCTGCAGAATCCGACCACGGCCATCATGGGGCAGGTGCGGCGGCTGGAGCTTGCCGCAGTGGCGCGTCGGCACGGTGTCCCGATCGTCGAAGACGACGTCTACGGCCTGCTGCCCCGCGAGGCGCCGCCGCCGATCGCGGCCCTGGCGCCGGATGTCGCCTATTATGCGGCGGGACTGGCCAAATGCGTCGCGACCGGCCTGCGGATCAGCTACGTGCTCGCCCCCAGCGCGCGGCTGGCCGAGAAGATCGTGCAGCCGCTCCGGCTGATGTCGACCTGGTTCCCGGCGCCGCTTCAGGCGGCGGTTGCGGCCAGATGGATCCGCAGCGGTGCGGCGCAGCGGGTCCTGAACGACATCCGGGACGAGACCGCGGCGCGCCAGCGCATCGTCGCCGCGGCTCTGGCCGGCTTTCCGCACATGACGAAGCCCGAAGCCCTGCATGTCTGGCTCGCCGTCCCGGCCGGCCGCGGATCCTCGGTCGAATTCGTCCATGCGCTGGAACAGGCGGGCGTCATCGTGCAGGGCAGCCGGTCCTTCGCGACCGAAAGCGCGCATGAGGTCCCCGCCGTCCGGCTGACCATCGGCAAGCAGAGCGACCGTGCGGAGCTCGACGAGGCGCTGAGGCGCGTCGCCGCGCTTCTTCCCCACGGCCATCACCACGACGTCCTCGCCGTATCGTCGACTTGA
- a CDS encoding SDR family NAD(P)-dependent oxidoreductase: protein MASGADGMSAGTPTGTQARFEAPASVAATCPDGEDLAADLTRGLDRMALFDLAGKVALVAGGYGEIGRAVASALAANGAAVAIAGHDAARTMKVAGGLARQAGTSASGIVLEARRPESFRAVVDETVREHGSIDLLVNCLGVQREQPLLEVTEEAFDQVYQVNLKAAMFLAQAVAARQVAAAQGGRHIHLLSLRAMLGLSGRGYSAFCCAKGGLALLVRQHAAELAPYGITVNGVAPGPVLTNKNRSLAADPSWLQRAVTPIPLGRLAQPADVAAAVLFLGSPAAGFVTGQILNVDGGRSACQ, encoded by the coding sequence ATGGCGAGCGGTGCGGATGGCATGAGCGCGGGAACGCCGACCGGGACGCAGGCGCGGTTCGAGGCGCCGGCGAGCGTTGCGGCGACCTGTCCGGACGGGGAGGATCTTGCCGCCGACCTGACGCGGGGCCTCGATCGCATGGCGCTCTTCGATCTCGCCGGCAAGGTGGCGCTGGTGGCGGGCGGCTACGGGGAGATCGGGCGAGCCGTCGCCTCGGCGCTGGCGGCGAATGGCGCTGCCGTGGCGATCGCCGGCCACGATGCCGCCCGGACCATGAAGGTCGCCGGCGGTCTCGCCCGCCAGGCCGGGACGTCGGCTTCCGGTATCGTGCTCGAGGCGCGGCGCCCAGAGAGCTTCCGCGCCGTCGTCGACGAAACCGTGCGCGAGCATGGGAGCATCGATCTGCTCGTCAACTGTCTCGGCGTGCAGCGAGAGCAGCCTCTGCTCGAGGTCACCGAGGAGGCCTTTGATCAGGTTTATCAGGTCAATCTCAAGGCGGCGATGTTCCTGGCGCAGGCCGTCGCCGCCCGGCAGGTGGCGGCGGCGCAGGGCGGCAGGCACATCCATCTCCTGTCTCTGCGGGCGATGCTCGGCCTCAGCGGGCGCGGCTATTCCGCCTTCTGCTGCGCCAAGGGCGGCCTGGCGCTGCTCGTCAGGCAGCATGCCGCCGAGCTCGCCCCTTACGGCATCACCGTCAACGGCGTCGCGCCCGGTCCGGTCCTGACCAACAAGAACCGCAGCCTCGCCGCTGACCCGTCCTGGCTGCAGCGGGCCGTCACGCCGATCCCGCTCGGGCGTCTGGCGCAACCGGCCGACGTGGCTGCGGCGGTCCTGTTCCTTGGCTCGCCGGCTGCCGGCTTCGTGACCGGACAGATCCTCAACGTCGATGGCGGGCGGTCCGCCTGCCAGTGA
- a CDS encoding CDP-alcohol phosphatidyltransferase family protein codes for MVRYLADPANAITAAGLLFSALGLHFALSGHLELAVATVLWAMLCDHLDGVVAVRTRNRAADTARIGKSLDGLADLLYGAIFPAIVVMQEGRQGLLASIAGAALVLAGALRLSYFSNFGLSSDGRFTGVPLSYDVPVLAVLFLVRGWLPADLFPPVLSLVFLALAILHVSSIRVPALSGAMYGVVTVFSVLASGALAIQGWA; via the coding sequence ATGGTCCGCTATCTCGCCGATCCAGCCAATGCCATCACGGCGGCGGGCTTGCTGTTCTCGGCGCTCGGCCTGCATTTCGCCCTGTCCGGGCACCTGGAGCTCGCCGTGGCGACGGTCCTGTGGGCGATGCTTTGCGACCATCTCGACGGTGTCGTCGCCGTGCGGACGCGAAACCGCGCGGCGGATACCGCCCGGATCGGCAAGAGCCTGGACGGCCTGGCGGATCTTCTCTACGGCGCGATCTTTCCGGCGATCGTCGTCATGCAGGAGGGCCGGCAAGGGCTCCTCGCCTCGATCGCCGGCGCGGCGCTCGTGCTCGCAGGGGCTCTGCGGCTCAGCTACTTCAGCAATTTCGGCCTGTCGAGCGACGGCCGCTTCACCGGCGTGCCCCTGTCCTACGACGTCCCCGTCCTCGCCGTCCTGTTCCTCGTGCGCGGCTGGCTGCCGGCCGATCTGTTCCCACCCGTCCTGAGCCTCGTCTTCCTGGCGCTGGCGATCCTGCATGTGTCGTCGATCCGCGTGCCGGCGCTGAGCGGAGCGATGTACGGCGTCGTGACGGTCTTCAGCGTGCTGGCCTCGGGTGCCCTCGCCATCCAGGGATGGGCGTGA
- a CDS encoding phosphocholine cytidylyltransferase family protein produces MSIPRLPTQAVILAAGLGSRLRPLTNHCPKPLVAVGGVPILHNALGALAEAGVKKTTIVVGYRKDAIRASCGHRFRGMDVAYVESSVFEHTGSAYSLWLAREALSAAGDAVLLEGDVFFAPDLLQRLAACPTGDVAAVAPFTAAMEGTAVTLSPTGYVEGFRLKQTGGQFAREELFKTINLFRFTGATLRELLVPALGGLVAAGATRAYVEEVLAGLVGGGSLALAAVNCGDLKWYEVDSVEDLRSAEAMFLSGTLLPT; encoded by the coding sequence ATGTCCATACCGCGCCTGCCGACACAGGCAGTCATTCTCGCCGCTGGGCTGGGCTCGCGCCTGCGCCCGCTGACGAACCACTGCCCCAAGCCGCTCGTGGCCGTCGGGGGGGTGCCGATCCTGCACAATGCCCTCGGCGCTCTCGCGGAGGCGGGCGTGAAGAAAACGACGATCGTCGTCGGGTACCGCAAGGACGCCATCCGGGCGTCTTGCGGTCACCGCTTCCGCGGCATGGACGTCGCCTATGTCGAATCCTCGGTCTTCGAGCATACGGGCAGCGCCTATTCTCTCTGGCTCGCCCGCGAGGCGCTGTCCGCCGCCGGGGACGCCGTGTTGCTCGAAGGCGACGTGTTCTTCGCGCCTGACCTCCTGCAGCGCCTCGCAGCCTGTCCGACCGGCGACGTCGCCGCGGTTGCGCCGTTCACCGCTGCGATGGAGGGGACTGCCGTGACGCTGTCGCCGACGGGATATGTCGAAGGCTTTCGCCTGAAACAGACCGGCGGGCAGTTCGCGCGGGAAGAGCTGTTCAAGACCATCAATCTGTTCCGGTTCACCGGCGCCACGCTGCGCGAGCTTCTCGTCCCGGCCCTCGGCGGACTGGTCGCCGCGGGCGCGACCAGGGCCTATGTCGAAGAGGTGCTTGCGGGCCTCGTCGGCGGCGGCAGCCTGGCCCTCGCAGCCGTGAATTGCGGCGACTTGAAGTGGTACGAGGTCGACAGCGTGGAGGATCTGCGCTCCGCCGAAGCCATGTTCCTGTCGGGCACGCTGCTGCCGACTTGA
- a CDS encoding pyridoxal phosphate-dependent aminotransferase, with protein MLAQRMTLVATSGTAGARAAAKAFATTGKEIVDLSAGEVASAPPHAVVAGALAALERGENRYTETVGIEPLRAVIARRLSGETGHAWIADEVAVTAGAKQALFNIALALLDPGDEVIIPAPYWATFPAQVRLVGARPVLVGTRASGYVPSIEKLAEAVTPATRAIVVNTPSNPVGAVFGEALLRDIAELAALHDLWVIFDECYGSFVHPPLEHHNFVRTAPQLRHRTLIVNSFSKSLALTGWRLGYVAGPKDVIAAVKAVQSHTTSNPNVIAQHAVLAHLLQDEPDAFAHDLRERLSGQRARGLAILSELVQVPVVAAQGGFYFYLDLSDLLAARPRDGGVADADDVARLLLAEAGVATVSGSAFGDAAGLRLTYGVLPDLLERGLTRLVTTLNALARPQRAVA; from the coding sequence ATGTTAGCGCAGCGCATGACTTTGGTCGCGACATCGGGAACGGCAGGCGCGCGGGCCGCCGCCAAGGCATTCGCGACGACGGGCAAGGAGATCGTCGATCTTTCGGCCGGTGAAGTGGCGTCCGCGCCGCCTCACGCGGTCGTCGCGGGGGCGCTCGCCGCCCTGGAGCGTGGCGAGAACCGCTACACCGAAACCGTCGGCATCGAGCCGTTGCGCGCGGTCATCGCGAGACGCCTCTCCGGCGAGACGGGCCACGCCTGGATTGCCGATGAAGTCGCGGTGACCGCCGGCGCAAAGCAGGCCCTGTTCAATATCGCGCTGGCCCTCCTCGATCCCGGCGACGAGGTGATCATCCCGGCTCCCTATTGGGCGACCTTTCCCGCCCAGGTGCGGCTCGTCGGCGCACGGCCCGTCCTTGTCGGAACCCGCGCCAGCGGCTACGTGCCCAGCATCGAAAAGCTTGCGGAAGCGGTGACGCCGGCGACGCGCGCCATCGTCGTCAACACGCCCAGCAATCCGGTCGGCGCGGTGTTCGGCGAGGCGTTGCTCCGCGACATCGCCGAGCTCGCTGCGCTGCACGATCTCTGGGTGATCTTCGACGAGTGCTACGGCAGCTTCGTGCACCCGCCGCTCGAGCACCACAATTTCGTCAGGACGGCACCGCAGCTGCGGCATCGCACGCTGATCGTCAATTCCTTCTCCAAGTCCCTGGCGTTGACCGGCTGGCGGCTCGGCTACGTGGCCGGGCCCAAGGACGTCATCGCGGCCGTCAAGGCGGTGCAGAGCCATACCACCTCGAATCCGAACGTGATCGCGCAGCATGCCGTCCTGGCGCACCTGCTGCAGGACGAGCCGGATGCCTTTGCCCATGACCTTCGGGAGCGGCTGAGCGGCCAGCGCGCGCGTGGTCTGGCCATCCTGTCCGAACTCGTCCAGGTGCCCGTCGTTGCGGCCCAGGGCGGCTTTTATTTCTATCTCGATCTTTCCGACCTTCTCGCGGCGCGGCCGCGCGACGGCGGGGTCGCGGATGCCGACGACGTTGCCCGGCTGCTGCTCGCCGAGGCCGGCGTCGCCACGGTTTCGGGCAGTGCGTTCGGCGACGCGGCGGGTCTGCGTCTGACCTATGGCGTCCTTCCCGACCTTCTGGAGCGCGGCCTCACGCGCCTCGTCACAACGCTCAACGCCCTGGCCCGCCCACAACGGGCGGTTGCGTGA
- the aepX gene encoding phosphoenolpyruvate mutase → MYAPGFPTGVDARARTDRASSLRKLVLSDELSFLMEAHDALSATIAERCGFRGLWASGLSIASSLGYRDANEASWSEMVDAVERMAETVQVPILVDGDSGFGNFNNARLVAAKMCQRGAAGICLEDKWFPKMNSFVGDHHPLAEIGEFCGRLRAVKDTVGDSDFVLVARVEALIAGHGQEEALKRAHAYAESGADAILIHSRLSTADEILAFAQLWQNRLPLIIVPTKYYRTPVSVYRTAGISTVIWANHAMRAAVAAMRQVCGRILSEEGIAGIEGDIASLDEVFGLLRYDELAAAEKRYLSSGLGGA, encoded by the coding sequence ATGTACGCTCCAGGGTTTCCCACCGGCGTCGACGCTCGAGCCCGAACCGACAGGGCCTCGAGCCTTCGCAAGCTTGTCTTGTCCGACGAGCTGTCATTTCTGATGGAAGCTCATGACGCGCTTTCCGCTACGATAGCCGAGCGCTGTGGTTTTCGGGGCCTGTGGGCCTCCGGCTTGTCGATCGCATCGAGCCTCGGCTATCGCGATGCCAACGAGGCATCCTGGAGCGAAATGGTCGACGCGGTCGAGCGCATGGCCGAGACGGTGCAGGTGCCGATCCTCGTCGACGGGGATTCCGGGTTCGGCAACTTCAACAACGCCCGGCTCGTCGCTGCCAAGATGTGCCAGCGGGGCGCAGCAGGGATCTGTTTGGAAGATAAATGGTTTCCGAAGATGAATTCCTTCGTCGGCGACCATCATCCCCTGGCCGAGATCGGGGAGTTCTGCGGGCGTCTGCGTGCGGTGAAGGATACGGTCGGCGACAGCGACTTCGTTCTGGTGGCGCGCGTCGAGGCCCTGATTGCCGGCCATGGTCAGGAGGAGGCGCTGAAACGGGCGCATGCCTATGCCGAGTCGGGGGCCGACGCCATCCTGATCCACTCACGGTTGAGCACGGCCGATGAGATCCTGGCCTTCGCGCAACTGTGGCAGAACCGGCTGCCATTGATCATCGTTCCAACCAAATATTACCGGACGCCGGTTTCGGTCTATCGGACCGCCGGGATCTCGACGGTCATCTGGGCCAATCACGCCATGCGTGCGGCCGTTGCGGCCATGCGTCAGGTCTGCGGACGGATCCTGTCCGAGGAGGGCATCGCCGGTATCGAGGGCGACATCGCCAGCCTCGACGAGGTCTTCGGCCTTCTGCGCTATGACGAGCTCGCAGCCGCCGAGAAGCGCTACCTCTCGTCAGGCCTCGGCGGTGCGTGA